A genomic segment from Bradyrhizobium sp. CB1015 encodes:
- a CDS encoding heme lyase CcmF/NrfE family subunit, whose product MIIETGHYALALALAVALLQSILPLWGTRTGDSALTSIAVPAAITQFLLLGYAFAALTYAHVVSDFSLVTVAENSLTTKPLIYKIAGVWGNHEGSMLLWVLILAVFGAAVAIFERGMSNELRANTLAVQGWISLAFLCFILFTSDPFLRRFPAPFEGQDLNPLLQDPGLAIHPPLLYVGYVGSSIVFSFAVAALISGRLDAAWARYVRPWILIAWIFLTLGIAMGSYWAYYTLGWGGFWFWDPVENASLMPWLAGTALLHSAAVMEKREALKIWTLLLAILTFSLSLLGTFLVRSGVLTSVHSFASDPARGVFILVILSVFIGGPLALYAWRAPSLSQRSVFAPFSRESTLAVNNLLLTTCCATVLTGTLYPLALEALTGDKISVGAPFFNLTLGPLVVPIVLLMPLGQSIAWKRGDLLGAAQRVTVAALGGLVVSILLVATVRGGSVFAAAGLGLAVYLIVGAFTDVASRIWARGQDGRVMLARAVGLPRSAWGTAIAHAGLGLTLMGLATTGWGVERIATVKLGQRIDLGPYQATIENFRSRQGPNYSELVGHTVISQGGAYVTAVDPAKRSFPTRQTTVTEAGIVTLSFGQIYISLGDRHADGSIDARLFWKPLVTSIWIGAVIMAFGGIVSLSDRRLRIGFARRAARLRVADSGAAPEPAE is encoded by the coding sequence ATGATCATCGAAACTGGACATTACGCGCTCGCTTTGGCTCTTGCCGTCGCGCTGCTTCAATCAATTCTGCCGCTCTGGGGAACCCGTACTGGCGATTCGGCACTTACTTCAATCGCGGTCCCTGCCGCAATCACCCAGTTCCTGCTCTTGGGTTATGCCTTCGCAGCACTGACTTACGCTCACGTGGTGTCCGATTTCAGTCTCGTGACGGTCGCCGAGAACTCACTCACCACCAAACCACTTATATACAAAATCGCAGGGGTCTGGGGCAATCACGAAGGATCGATGCTGCTTTGGGTTCTGATTCTCGCGGTTTTTGGAGCGGCGGTGGCGATTTTCGAGCGCGGCATGTCGAACGAACTACGCGCGAATACGCTAGCGGTCCAGGGCTGGATCTCCCTTGCCTTCCTCTGTTTCATTCTGTTCACCTCCGATCCCTTCTTGCGACGATTTCCTGCGCCGTTTGAGGGCCAGGACCTTAATCCGCTGCTTCAAGACCCGGGCCTTGCCATACACCCGCCGCTCCTTTACGTCGGCTATGTCGGTTCTTCGATCGTGTTCTCCTTCGCGGTAGCCGCGCTGATCAGTGGCCGACTAGACGCCGCTTGGGCCCGCTACGTTCGGCCTTGGATACTGATCGCCTGGATCTTTTTGACGCTTGGCATCGCCATGGGGTCGTACTGGGCTTATTACACCCTTGGTTGGGGCGGATTCTGGTTCTGGGATCCGGTCGAAAACGCGTCATTGATGCCCTGGCTTGCGGGCACGGCGCTCCTCCATTCGGCTGCTGTCATGGAGAAACGTGAAGCCCTCAAGATTTGGACACTGTTGCTGGCGATACTTACGTTCTCGCTGTCGTTGCTGGGTACGTTCCTCGTGCGCTCGGGAGTACTGACCTCCGTCCATTCCTTCGCCAGCGATCCGGCTCGCGGCGTCTTCATCTTGGTCATACTGTCCGTATTCATCGGCGGCCCACTCGCGCTCTACGCATGGCGCGCACCTTCCCTGAGCCAGCGTAGCGTGTTCGCACCCTTCTCACGCGAGAGCACGCTGGCAGTCAATAACCTGCTGCTGACCACCTGCTGCGCTACGGTTCTGACCGGGACGCTCTATCCGCTCGCGCTTGAGGCTCTGACGGGGGACAAGATCTCAGTCGGCGCGCCGTTTTTCAATTTAACGCTCGGCCCGCTCGTAGTGCCTATCGTTCTGCTGATGCCGCTCGGTCAGTCGATCGCCTGGAAGCGCGGCGACCTGCTCGGCGCAGCGCAACGGGTGACGGTCGCAGCGTTGGGGGGTCTTGTAGTCTCCATTTTGCTCGTTGCCACCGTCCGCGGTGGCTCCGTCTTCGCTGCAGCCGGTCTCGGCCTTGCCGTCTACCTCATCGTTGGTGCGTTCACCGATGTGGCGTCGCGTATCTGGGCACGTGGGCAAGACGGCCGGGTGATGCTAGCACGCGCGGTCGGGTTGCCGCGCTCCGCCTGGGGTACGGCGATCGCTCACGCGGGCCTCGGCTTGACACTCATGGGCTTGGCGACGACGGGTTGGGGTGTGGAACGTATCGCGACCGTCAAGTTAGGCCAGAGGATCGATCTCGGCCCTTATCAAGCCACCATCGAGAATTTTCGATCGCGGCAGGGCCCGAACTATTCTGAACTCGTCGGCCATACGGTCATCAGCCAGGGCGGCGCATACGTGACCGCCGTCGATCCAGCCAAGCGGAGCTTTCCCACGCGACAGACAACCGTCACCGAGGCTGGCATCGTAACGCTGAGTTTTGGACAGATCTACATTTCGCTTGGGGACCGCCACGCGGATGGTTCGATCGATGCGCGCCTGTTCTGGAAGCCGCTCGTGACGAGCATCTGGATCGGTGCGGTCATCATGGCGTTCGGTGGGATTGTGTCGTTGTCCGATAGACGCCTCCGAATTGGCTTCGCGCGCCGCGCGGCTCGCCTCCGCGTCGCCGACAGCGGCGCAGCGCCGGAGCCCGCCGAATGA
- a CDS encoding cytochrome c-type biogenesis protein, which yields MTWLRRILLLSIVLASVAPSLARAVQPDEILTNPKLEARARAISAGLRCLVCQNQSIDDSKAELARDLRLLVRERLKLGESDEQVRDFLVKRYGNFILLKPPLDLETALLWGMPAFVLAAGAIALLFGLRRQQSTPAAPLSQAERDRLAAVFESDTPL from the coding sequence ATGACGTGGCTTCGTCGCATTCTTCTGCTTTCGATCGTGCTCGCAAGCGTCGCCCCTAGCTTGGCAAGGGCGGTTCAGCCGGATGAAATTCTGACTAATCCGAAACTTGAGGCACGCGCGCGCGCTATTTCCGCCGGACTGCGCTGTCTGGTCTGTCAAAACCAGTCGATCGACGATTCCAAAGCAGAACTCGCGCGGGACCTTCGCCTGCTGGTGCGCGAGCGCCTTAAGCTCGGAGAGAGTGACGAGCAGGTCCGCGATTTTCTGGTTAAGCGTTACGGAAACTTTATCCTGCTGAAACCGCCACTCGACTTGGAAACCGCTCTCCTTTGGGGAATGCCGGCTTTCGTGCTTGCGGCGGGCGCGATCGCTCTCCTGTTCGGATTGCGCCGCCAACAATCCACGCCAGCGGCACCATTGAGCCAAGCCGAGCGGGATCGGCTTGCCGCTGTGTTTGAATCCGATACTCCGCTATAG
- the ccmB gene encoding heme exporter protein CcmB has product MTRILLVVFLRDLMLARRIGGGGILGLVFFLSLVTVVPFAIGPDLRLLSRIGPAILWIAALLASLLGLDRLFQADQEDGSLDQMFLSPAPLELIVLVKCIAHWFVTGLPLVMLSPLFGLMLDLDGSALRSVAATLLVGTPAFTFLGAIGASLTVTLRRGGLLLSILVVPLAVPVLIFGVSAAQSATTPFLTPFLVLCALGLASIALAPIAAAAALRSAGE; this is encoded by the coding sequence ATGACCCGTATTCTCCTCGTCGTTTTTCTTCGCGACCTCATGCTAGCCCGCCGCATCGGTGGAGGTGGGATTCTCGGTCTGGTCTTTTTCCTCAGCCTTGTGACGGTCGTACCTTTCGCGATCGGGCCTGACCTACGCTTGCTGTCGCGGATCGGCCCAGCAATTCTATGGATAGCAGCACTTCTCGCGAGTCTATTAGGCCTCGATCGTCTATTTCAGGCGGATCAAGAGGACGGTTCGCTGGACCAGATGTTCCTGTCGCCGGCGCCCCTAGAACTCATTGTTCTTGTGAAGTGCATCGCCCACTGGTTTGTGACGGGGCTACCGCTCGTTATGCTCTCGCCTCTGTTTGGCCTGATGTTGGATTTGGATGGTTCCGCCCTCCGATCGGTTGCAGCAACGTTGTTGGTTGGTACGCCGGCCTTCACCTTTCTGGGGGCGATCGGGGCGTCTCTTACTGTCACCCTGCGGCGCGGCGGTCTGTTGCTATCGATCCTCGTCGTACCACTAGCCGTGCCGGTGCTGATCTTCGGTGTCTCCGCGGCGCAAAGTGCCACAACGCCCTTTTTGACACCGTTCTTGGTCCTCTGCGCGCTCGGACTCGCGTCCATCGCGCTCGCTCCGATAGCTGCGGCCGCAGCACTTCGTAGCGCGGGAGAGTAA
- the ccmA gene encoding heme ABC exporter ATP-binding protein CcmA, protein MDIRQRSHLLIEDLSVARGERILLDGMSLRLSAGQIAEVTGPNGVGKSTLLRAIAGFFPLGSGRMSWVESEATDPAPLAERLHYVGHLDGLKSSLTARENLDIGLGFLGRDRRTPLEALDRMELAHVLDLPVGYLSAGQRRRVALARLLIVDRPLWLLDEPLTALDRHARALLKTIVASHLEDGGLTLAATHEPLGLRGTVQVRLGTK, encoded by the coding sequence ATGGATATTAGGCAGCGATCCCATCTGCTGATCGAAGATCTGTCCGTGGCGCGCGGCGAGCGCATCCTGCTCGACGGGATGTCTTTGCGACTAAGCGCGGGCCAAATCGCCGAAGTGACCGGTCCCAACGGAGTGGGCAAATCTACACTCTTGCGGGCGATCGCCGGCTTTTTTCCACTAGGATCCGGCCGCATGTCATGGGTGGAGTCCGAAGCCACGGATCCGGCGCCCCTGGCAGAACGCCTCCACTACGTGGGCCATCTCGACGGGTTGAAATCGTCGTTGACCGCCCGCGAGAACCTCGACATCGGCCTGGGATTTTTGGGGCGAGACCGCCGAACCCCGTTAGAGGCGCTGGACCGCATGGAGTTGGCCCACGTTCTCGATCTGCCTGTCGGCTATCTTTCCGCGGGGCAGCGTCGCCGTGTCGCATTGGCCCGGCTCTTAATCGTCGATCGCCCTCTATGGTTACTCGACGAACCGCTAACAGCGCTCGACCGGCACGCGCGCGCCTTGCTGAAGACTATCGTCGCCAGCCATCTCGAAGACGGAGGATTGACACTGGCCGCGACCCACGAACCTCTTGGTCTGCGAGGGACAGTCCAAGTCAGACTTGGAACCAAATGA